TTATtattcagatgtgtgtgtgtgtgtgtgtgtgtgtgtgtgtgtgtgtgtgtgtgtgtgtgtgtgtgtgtatgaagagTTTAAGATGCAAAAGaatctaagtgccatctgaaattttcatctaaaattagtaAATTATCAGGCTTCTATTTATGTTCATTGATTTCACTTAATGGCATAGAAAAGAACCTATACATTGCAAAATTACTGAACCTAAACATAGAATCCTCAGCCTGATTATGtgatttcagatggcacttagaggcaaAACTGCTAAATAGGacatcagttatttcattcaAATAGAGTTTAAAAaccttttaattaaattattgtttttagacATTTAGAGGGTTTGTCTGCAATACAGTGTCTTAGTTCCATCCTGAACCTCCtaagattctctctctctctctctctctctctctctctctctctcttttctttccaaAAAACACTTTCTCTGTTCAAAACTTTTTGTCTCTGTTCAAAAACCTTCTTCTcccttcagatttttttttaatgagagagagaaaaaatattttgggaggggaaaaaaaaaaaaaaaaaaaaatttcttcttcTGCACAGTGCCATTCTTCTAAGATGAACACCACAGTTCCACACAACACAATCCATGGGAATGCATGCGCTCCTGAGCCTCAGCACATGTCTCTGGTTGTGGTCCTCAGTCTGGTCTATCTGCTGGGCCTTCTGCTCAATGGATTCAGCCTGTGGGTCTTCACCTGCCGCATTCACAAATGGAACTCTGGAGCCGTTCTACAGTTTAATCTGGCTCTATCCGACGCCATCATCACTCCACTCACCCCACTGATGGCAGTGTATTTTGCCTTGGATAGCAACTGGATTTTTGGGAAATTCGCCTGCCAGCTGAAGATCGCTGTGCTCAGCATCCACTTCAATGGCAGTGTGATCTTCCTCACACTCATTAGCATTCATCGATATGTGTTTGTGGTTCACTTCAACCGCTCCTCGTTGATAAAAAGGAAGGTATTTGTGAAGAAGCTGTGTGTTGGGATTTGGTGTTTTCTGATAATAATTGGCATTTTCTATGGATGGCTGCTTCCTGTTACCAATGAAGAAACACATGAGCAgtgtctttctattcatcaaaaaactcTGACAGATGCTTACTTCACTATTAACTTTGTGATTTTCTTCTTTTGGTGTATTTTACCCTTAAGTATATCAGTATTTTGCTACAGTCGCCTGGCAAGCTCAGTGTCCCGCATTAACATAAATTCTTTTAAAGGCCAAGCAGTCAAGACTAAGTCCCTGAGGATGATAGGGATATGTCTAGTCATATTTGGCCTCTGCTTTCTTCCTCTCAATGTTGTTCGGACTATAGGAGTAGTTGTGAAAAAGTATCATCCTACTAAATGCAGACTCATGTTGCAATTGGAAACAGCATATTATGCATGCTATATACTGGCAGGAATCAACTGCTGTCTGGATCCCCTCATTTACTTTTTTGGCTCAAGTAATTTTACCGAAGCATTCAGAAGATCTCTTAGAGTAATAGGAGGCAGACACAATGTCGAAAACAAAACTGAGCCAGAAACAACAATTTAAAGTGTAAACAGAAATGTTGTTTTCTACTGTCTCTTAGGGCATTAGgtaagtcagcatgaaatgaaaattgtgATCAAATGTTCTGATCTCACGCAAGTGAACGTGCCAAGAGATAAGGGGAAGGGGAAGTTAAAGATTATATGGGCATATGAACTTAATGTCCAAAACACtcttcattttgatttcatggtatCTTTAATGGTGCTTTGATAAGCAGTCTACTGCAAGATTACACTTAAAATCTTTTTGgccttaatatatttatttgtcctGTATTATCCTATTTTACCAGGCTATTTTATCCTATTTTAAATGTAGTCTTGCAATGGTTTTGTGAATTTGACAGAAAATGTTACTGTGGCCTCCACTGTTTTTACAGTTTCTGCTAACATCAATGCTGTAGAATGCattaaaaatggttaaaataacCAACCCTTCAAAACATGCTAATGATAACTACATGCAGAAAGAAGCTTTGAAAGTCTTATTCAGCTGAACCTT
Above is a window of Carassius carassius chromosome 4, fCarCar2.1, whole genome shotgun sequence DNA encoding:
- the LOC132130920 gene encoding lysophosphatidic acid receptor 6-like → MNTTVPHNTIHGNACAPEPQHMSLVVVLSLVYLLGLLLNGFSLWVFTCRIHKWNSGAVLQFNLALSDAIITPLTPLMAVYFALDSNWIFGKFACQLKIAVLSIHFNGSVIFLTLISIHRYVFVVHFNRSSLIKRKVFVKKLCVGIWCFLIIIGIFYGWLLPVTNEETHEQCLSIHQKTLTDAYFTINFVIFFFWCILPLSISVFCYSRLASSVSRININSFKGQAVKTKSLRMIGICLVIFGLCFLPLNVVRTIGVVVKKYHPTKCRLMLQLETAYYACYILAGINCCLDPLIYFFGSSNFTEAFRRSLRVIGGRHNVENKTEPETTI